The following are encoded together in the Lathyrus oleraceus cultivar Zhongwan6 chromosome 3, CAAS_Psat_ZW6_1.0, whole genome shotgun sequence genome:
- the LOC127126685 gene encoding uncharacterized protein LOC127126685: MAYPFSDFKYSDGLTVVGISFCTAIVCEAISWILIYRTNSYKNLRSSIDKASKKLETMKTDSNKITIKKSKTKKIDRVETSLKESSRDLSLFKFKSGGVVALVLFVVFGLLNSLFEGKVVAKLPFQPFGLVMKMSHRGLQGNDPTDCSMAFLYFLCSISIRTNLQKFLGFAPPRGAGAGLFPMPDPKTS; the protein is encoded by the coding sequence ATGGCATATCCCTTCTCAGATTTCAAGTACTCTGACGGCCTCACTGTAGTGGGTATCTCCTTCTGCACAGCTATTGTCTGTGAGGCCATCTCATGGATTCTTATTTACCGTACCAATTCTTACAAGAACCTTCGATCCTCCATCGACAAAGCATCCAAGAAACTCGAGACTATGAAGACCGACAGCAACAAAATTACCATTAAGAAGTCCAAGACCAAAAAAATTGACCGTGTTGAGACAAGCCTCAAAGAATCTAGTCGTGACTTGTCTCTCTTCAAGTTCAAATCAGGGGGCGTGGTTGCTCTTGTTCTATTTGTGGTATTTGGATTGCTAAATTCACTCTTTGAAGGCAAGGTAGTTGCCAAATTGCCATTCCAGCCTTTTGGGCTTGTTATGAAGATGAGCCATCGTGGGTTGCAAGGTAATGATCCCACTGATTGTTCCATGGCATTTCTATACTTCCTGTGTTCCATTAGTATCAGAACAAATTTGCAGAAGTTCTTGGGTTTTGCACCGCCAAGGGGTGCAGGTGCTGGTCTCTTTCCAATGCCAGATCCCAAGACCAGTTGA
- the LOC127126686 gene encoding protein FLOWERING LOCUS T, with translation MPRNMVDPHVVRSVIDDVLNPFTNSVSLSVVINNKEISNGCLLKPSQLVNRPRVSVGGEDLRTFYTLAMVDADAPSPSNAFLREYLHWMVTDIPATTSASFGKEAVFYESPKPSAGIHRFVIVLFKQLGRDTVFAPEWRHNFNTRNFAEINNLVIVGSVYFNCQRERGCGGRRC, from the exons ATGCCTAGGAATATGGTCGATCCTCATGTTGTAAGGAGTGTGATAGACGATGTTTTGAACCCTTTTACAAACTCTGTATCTTTGAGTGTTGTCATCAATAACAAAGAAATTAGCAATGGCTGTCTTTTGAAACCCTCTCAGTTGGTTAACCGTCCAAGGGTTAGTGTTGGTGGTGAAGATCTAAGGACTTTCTACACATTG GCTATGGTGGACGCAGATGCACCTAGCCCTAGTAACGCTTTTTTGAGGGAATACTTGCATTG GATGGTGACTGATATTCCAGCCACAACAAGCGCAAGCTTTG GGAAAGAGGCAGTGTTTTATGAGAGCCCAAAACCTTCGGCAGGGATTCATCGATTTGTGATTGTGTTATTCAAACAACTGGGCAGAGACACAGTTTTTGCTCCAGAGTGGCGTCATAATTTCAACACTAGAAACTTTGCTGAAATTAACAATCTTGTGATTGTTGGATCAGTTTATTTCAACTGTCAAAGAGAGCGCGGCTGCGGTGGAAGGAGATGCTAA